The following proteins are encoded in a genomic region of Natrarchaeobius halalkaliphilus:
- a CDS encoding ribonuclease P protein component 1 codes for MALTPETLPRHELNGLPVRVVESDDPSRVGLEGRVVIETANTLSIEVCVPPETDRWRDDAVERTDGESRVVMVPKSGSVFEFAITDDAAGDEKSPGTASKLADTQPGVHELSTTPDGAGEDAAYVTVDGSRLLSRPARRTETNGDSPWQ; via the coding sequence ATGGCACTGACACCCGAGACACTCCCGCGACACGAACTCAACGGACTTCCCGTCCGAGTCGTCGAGAGCGACGACCCCTCGCGGGTTGGCCTCGAGGGGCGCGTCGTCATCGAGACGGCGAACACGCTCTCGATAGAGGTTTGCGTTCCGCCGGAGACGGACCGGTGGCGAGACGATGCCGTCGAGCGCACCGACGGAGAGTCTCGGGTCGTCATGGTGCCCAAATCGGGCTCGGTATTCGAGTTTGCGATCACAGATGACGCCGCCGGAGACGAGAAGTCACCGGGGACTGCGTCCAAACTGGCCGACACTCAACCTGGTGTCCACGAGCTATCGACGACACCAGACGGCGCTGGCGAGGACGCAGCCTACGTTACGGTCGATGGATCGCGGCTGCTCTCACGACCCGCCCGACGAACGGAAACGAATGGTGATTCACCATGGCAATAG